Proteins encoded within one genomic window of Sulfurovum sp. XGS-02:
- a CDS encoding ribose-phosphate pyrophosphokinase, whose amino-acid sequence MSGYMIFSGTSNPELAEEIAAYLEMPLSKANINRFSDGEISVQIAESVRGKDVFIIQPTSAPANSNLMELLIMTDALKRSSAKSITAVVPYYGYARQDRKAAPRVPISAKLVANLMETSGITRMVTVDLHASQIQGFFDIPVDNLYGAILFMDYIRAKNFENPVIASPDIGGVARARYFANKLGLDMVIVDKRREKANESEVMNIIGNVEGKDVILIDDMVDTAGTMVKAASALKKLGATSVMACCTHPVLSGPAYERIEEGDLDELVVANTIPMAKPSKKIKMLSTASMLGEVIRRVHNNESVNSLFETN is encoded by the coding sequence ATGAGTGGATATATGATTTTTTCCGGGACATCAAACCCTGAACTCGCTGAAGAGATAGCAGCTTATTTGGAGATGCCTCTTTCCAAGGCGAATATTAACCGTTTCTCTGATGGTGAGATCTCTGTACAGATCGCAGAGAGTGTACGTGGTAAAGATGTATTTATCATTCAACCTACATCTGCACCTGCGAACAGTAACCTGATGGAGCTTCTTATTATGACCGATGCATTGAAGCGTTCTTCTGCAAAGTCTATTACGGCTGTTGTACCTTATTACGGTTATGCAAGACAAGATAGAAAAGCTGCACCGAGAGTACCTATCTCAGCGAAGCTTGTAGCAAACCTTATGGAGACTTCAGGTATCACTCGTATGGTCACGGTGGATCTTCATGCTTCTCAGATTCAAGGATTTTTTGATATCCCTGTCGACAACCTGTACGGTGCTATTTTATTTATGGACTACATTCGAGCTAAAAATTTTGAAAACCCTGTGATCGCCTCTCCGGATATAGGTGGTGTGGCAAGGGCAAGATACTTTGCCAATAAACTGGGTCTGGATATGGTGATCGTTGATAAAAGACGTGAAAAAGCCAATGAGAGTGAAGTGATGAATATCATTGGTAATGTGGAAGGCAAAGATGTGATCCTCATCGATGATATGGTGGATACCGCAGGAACGATGGTGAAAGCTGCCTCTGCACTCAAAAAACTCGGTGCTACTTCAGTCATGGCATGTTGTACGCACCCAGTACTTTCTGGACCTGCCTATGAGCGTATAGAAGAGGGAGATCTTGATGAACTTGTGGTTGCCAATACGATCCCTATGGCAAAACCGTCTAAAAAGATCAAAATGCTTTCCACGGCATCTATGTTGGGTGAAGTGATCCGTAGAGTACATAACAACGAGAGTGTAAACTCTCTGTTTGAAACGAACTAG
- the lepA gene encoding translation elongation factor 4: MAKPVPQENIRNFSIIAHIDHGKSTLADRIIQECGAVSDRKMSAQVMDTMDIEKERGITIKAQSVRLDYVKDGEHYILNLIDTPGHVDFSYEVSRSLASCEGALLIVDAAQGVEAQTIANVYIAIENDLELLPVVNKIDLPAADPDRVLTELEEAIGIDATEHNLVSAKTGVGVKELIDSIVDRIPAPKGDENAPAKALIYDSWFDNYLGALALVRVFEGSIKKRQNIRIMGTKEEHQVLDLMYPNPIAPIKTDEIRTGEVGIVVTGLKTVEGLQVGDTITDAKNPTAEAIGGFEPAKPFVFAGIYPIETDKFEDLRDALNKLKLNDSSLSFEPESSMALGSGFRTGFLGMLHMEVVKERLEREFNLELIATAPTVVYKVKLTNGTELEIQNPSELPEVQKIDTIYEPYVKATILTPQEYVGNLIKLLNDRRGIQVKMDYLNETRVLMEYDIPMNEIVMDFYDKLKSITKGYASFDYEPVGFRPGNLVKLDIRVAGDIVDSLSIIVPEEKARTRGLAFVAQLKELIPRQLFEVAIQASIGNNIIARSNVKSMGKNVTAKCYGGDITRKRKLLEKQKAGKKRMKSIGSVEVPQEAFMAVLKLDS, from the coding sequence ATGGCCAAACCAGTACCACAGGAAAATATACGTAATTTTTCTATTATCGCACATATCGACCATGGAAAGTCAACACTTGCAGACCGTATCATACAGGAGTGTGGGGCGGTTTCAGACAGAAAGATGTCTGCACAAGTGATGGATACGATGGATATAGAAAAAGAACGTGGTATTACCATCAAAGCACAATCTGTACGTCTTGATTATGTAAAAGATGGTGAACATTACATCCTCAACCTCATAGACACTCCGGGCCATGTGGATTTCTCTTATGAAGTCAGCCGCTCTTTGGCATCATGTGAAGGTGCTCTTCTGATCGTAGATGCGGCGCAGGGAGTGGAAGCACAAACGATCGCCAATGTTTATATCGCAATAGAAAATGACCTGGAACTTTTACCGGTAGTAAACAAGATCGACCTTCCAGCTGCCGATCCTGACAGGGTATTGACTGAACTTGAAGAGGCTATAGGTATTGATGCGACCGAACATAATCTTGTTTCAGCCAAGACCGGTGTGGGTGTGAAAGAACTTATAGACAGTATCGTGGACCGGATCCCTGCACCAAAAGGTGATGAAAATGCACCGGCTAAAGCACTTATTTACGATAGCTGGTTTGACAATTATCTGGGTGCATTGGCATTGGTACGTGTCTTTGAAGGAAGTATTAAAAAGAGACAAAATATCAGGATTATGGGAACGAAAGAGGAACATCAAGTACTTGATCTGATGTATCCTAACCCTATCGCACCGATAAAAACGGATGAGATCCGTACCGGTGAAGTGGGTATCGTTGTAACGGGTCTAAAAACAGTGGAAGGACTGCAGGTAGGTGATACCATTACCGATGCAAAAAATCCTACGGCTGAAGCCATTGGAGGTTTTGAACCTGCCAAACCGTTTGTATTTGCAGGTATCTATCCAATAGAAACTGACAAATTTGAAGACCTGCGTGATGCACTGAACAAACTTAAACTCAATGACTCCTCTTTGAGCTTTGAACCTGAGAGTTCTATGGCACTGGGTTCCGGGTTCAGAACAGGTTTCCTGGGAATGCTGCACATGGAAGTAGTAAAAGAGCGTTTGGAGCGTGAGTTTAACCTTGAACTCATCGCAACTGCACCTACGGTTGTCTATAAGGTCAAACTGACAAACGGTACTGAACTTGAGATACAAAATCCAAGCGAGCTTCCTGAAGTACAAAAGATAGATACGATCTACGAACCTTATGTAAAGGCAACCATATTAACACCTCAGGAGTATGTGGGTAATCTTATCAAACTTCTGAATGACCGTCGTGGTATCCAGGTGAAGATGGACTACCTGAATGAGACACGTGTGCTTATGGAGTATGATATCCCTATGAATGAGATCGTAATGGACTTTTATGACAAACTCAAGTCTATCACCAAAGGGTATGCAAGTTTTGATTATGAACCTGTAGGATTTAGACCAGGTAACCTTGTGAAACTTGACATACGTGTTGCAGGAGATATCGTTGATTCACTCTCGATCATCGTCCCTGAAGAGAAAGCTCGTACAAGAGGACTTGCTTTTGTTGCGCAGCTGAAAGAGCTTATCCCGAGACAGCTTTTTGAAGTGGCTATCCAGGCGAGTATAGGAAACAATATCATTGCACGTTCGAATGTGAAATCGATGGGTAAAAATGTGACGGCAAAGTGTTATGGTGGAGATATCACACGTAAAAGAAAGCTTTTAGAGAAACAAAAAGCTGGGAAAAAACGTATGAAGTCCATCGGTTCTGTGGAAGTACCACAAGAAGCATTTATGGCTGTATTGAAGTTAGACAGCTAA
- a CDS encoding urate hydroxylase PuuD, with translation MGWALHLHLVAAIAWIGGAFFMFMLGVSLRKKEDQDAVYPRIGPIYGYFETAALIILLSTGYSMISSNGLLDILFSNLSNEVIDALRMKLYIVAVIVVLTVIHMTISLMTLHTEKTPLQRLFSKGSSMGIFLLNLIVLHYAMVLRDIL, from the coding sequence GTGGGCTGGGCATTACACTTACACCTTGTAGCAGCTATTGCATGGATAGGCGGTGCATTTTTTATGTTCATGCTGGGTGTGAGCCTTAGAAAAAAAGAGGATCAGGATGCTGTATATCCTCGTATCGGTCCTATCTATGGGTATTTTGAAACTGCGGCACTGATCATTCTTCTTAGCACAGGATATAGCATGATATCCAGTAATGGTCTGTTGGATATACTTTTTTCAAACCTCTCCAATGAAGTGATTGATGCATTACGTATGAAGCTTTACATAGTAGCCGTGATTGTTGTGCTTACAGTGATACATATGACTATTTCTTTGATGACACTACATACTGAGAAAACACCATTGCAACGCCTTTTCTCCAAAGGTTCATCAATGGGTATATTTCTTTTAAACCTCATAGTACTGCATTATGCCATGGTACTCCGAGATATCCTTTAA
- a CDS encoding DUF523 and DUF1722 domain-containing protein produces MKIAVSGCLLGEEIRFNGGHSQDRFVTQSLGEYAQFVSFCPEHLAFGTPRSTVRLVEDENDGYYIQSSDGEVDVMDKLLHTNNIELQKIQNEPIRGIIFKSKSPSCGLGSALIYRTNGYSKEKDDGLFVKMCKERFPLLPMEEEGRLNDPWLRENFIMQLFAYDDFENFKASKPTMKDLVAFHQSYKFMLQAKDEVMYRRLGRIVGNHDKLSFDEILKKYEHVFKTIIAEKSSIAKNRNVLEHMAGFVKDKISKVEKEMLHEQIHDYANKIVPLIAPLSRLHMFAKKYSVEYLLNQKFLHPYPKELALRSDIKSGK; encoded by the coding sequence ATGAAAATAGCCGTATCAGGATGTTTGCTAGGGGAAGAAATACGTTTTAACGGTGGGCACAGTCAGGATCGATTTGTGACTCAAAGTTTAGGAGAGTATGCCCAGTTCGTTTCATTTTGTCCCGAACATTTAGCATTCGGTACTCCTAGATCAACGGTAAGACTGGTAGAAGATGAGAATGACGGCTATTACATTCAAAGTAGTGATGGAGAGGTAGATGTTATGGATAAACTCCTGCATACAAATAACATTGAACTTCAGAAAATTCAGAATGAACCTATACGAGGTATCATATTTAAGTCAAAATCCCCTAGTTGTGGACTGGGAAGTGCTTTGATCTATAGAACAAACGGTTACTCTAAAGAGAAAGATGACGGCCTTTTTGTAAAGATGTGCAAAGAGCGTTTTCCTTTATTGCCCATGGAAGAGGAAGGAAGACTGAATGACCCCTGGTTGCGAGAGAACTTCATCATGCAGCTTTTTGCTTATGATGATTTTGAAAACTTTAAGGCTTCAAAACCTACCATGAAAGACCTTGTTGCGTTCCATCAGTCATACAAATTTATGCTTCAGGCAAAAGATGAGGTGATGTATCGGCGGTTGGGGCGGATCGTAGGCAACCATGACAAGCTTTCATTTGATGAGATATTGAAAAAATATGAGCATGTCTTTAAAACTATTATCGCAGAAAAAAGCTCCATCGCTAAAAACAGAAATGTCCTTGAACACATGGCAGGATTTGTGAAAGATAAAATCTCCAAGGTGGAAAAAGAGATGCTTCATGAGCAGATCCACGACTATGCAAACAAAATTGTCCCGCTTATCGCACCATTAAGCAGACTTCATATGTTCGCTAAAAAATATAGTGTAGAGTATCTATTGAATCAAAAGTTCTTACATCCATATCCTAAAGAGCTTGCTTTACGTTCAGATATAAAGAGTGGGAAATGA
- a CDS encoding deoxyribodipyrimidine photo-lyase — MKRVLWFRRDLRVEDNPLFSLDGEVLPVFVFDTQILNALPEDDKRVSFIFDRVLKLKKSLQAKGLELKIFWGDPVEIFKVFEVQGFDEVVASGDYDAYAKERDIRVSHLLHFRYMHDTYIFKPTEILKDDGTPYLVFTPYYNKAKTLFSKEHIQKYTFGEHSLYKTSYEGITKIDKDKEEILPLDIKSIGFRENLPKIDQVETKLKALKENLPIYAKERDFLDKEATSHLSIDLRFGTISIRSLLCFLAEQKKSGVDTEPFFRQLIFRDYYAYLLFHFPTLATHNYKYRFNGLEDQEKYSAFCEARTGVPVVDAGVRELLQTGLMHNRVRMICASFFTKDLLLPWQWGESFFAKYLLDYDAASNILSWQWSAGTGIDPQPYFRIFNPYLQSKKFDKGTEYIKKWIPELREVDAKKLHDESYLLNYSIENYPKPIVVHKEASQNALAYFKQRL, encoded by the coding sequence ATGAAGCGGGTTCTTTGGTTTCGGCGTGATCTGAGAGTAGAAGACAATCCATTGTTCTCATTGGATGGAGAAGTCCTGCCTGTTTTTGTCTTCGATACACAGATACTCAATGCACTTCCTGAAGATGATAAGAGAGTCAGCTTCATTTTTGACAGGGTGCTTAAACTTAAAAAGTCACTGCAAGCCAAAGGGTTGGAGCTCAAAATATTCTGGGGGGACCCTGTAGAGATATTTAAAGTATTTGAGGTACAAGGCTTTGATGAGGTGGTTGCCAGCGGTGATTATGATGCCTATGCCAAAGAACGTGATATCAGGGTTTCTCATCTTCTTCACTTCCGTTATATGCATGATACCTATATCTTTAAACCAACAGAGATACTCAAAGACGATGGTACCCCTTATCTGGTCTTTACCCCTTATTACAACAAGGCTAAAACACTTTTTTCTAAAGAGCATATTCAGAAGTACACTTTTGGAGAGCATTCGCTCTATAAGACTTCATATGAAGGAATCACCAAAATTGATAAGGATAAAGAGGAGATCCTGCCTTTAGATATTAAATCGATCGGGTTCAGAGAAAACCTTCCCAAGATCGATCAGGTCGAAACGAAATTAAAAGCGCTGAAAGAGAATCTACCCATTTATGCAAAAGAGAGGGATTTCCTTGACAAAGAGGCCACCTCACATCTCAGTATCGATCTTCGTTTTGGTACGATCTCTATTCGAAGTCTCTTATGCTTTTTGGCCGAGCAGAAAAAAAGTGGTGTGGATACGGAACCTTTTTTCAGACAACTCATTTTTCGTGACTATTATGCGTATCTGCTCTTTCATTTTCCGACCCTCGCAACACATAATTATAAGTACCGTTTTAATGGGTTGGAAGATCAAGAAAAATACAGTGCATTCTGTGAAGCAAGAACAGGTGTGCCTGTAGTAGATGCAGGGGTAAGAGAATTGTTGCAAACGGGGTTGATGCATAATCGTGTACGGATGATCTGTGCTTCATTCTTTACCAAAGACCTGCTCTTGCCATGGCAATGGGGCGAAAGTTTTTTTGCAAAGTATCTGTTGGATTATGACGCAGCATCCAACATACTCTCTTGGCAATGGAGTGCAGGTACGGGTATAGACCCTCAGCCATATTTTCGTATCTTCAATCCCTATCTGCAGAGCAAAAAATTTGATAAAGGGACAGAGTATATCAAGAAGTGGATACCGGAACTCAGAGAGGTAGATGCAAAAAAGCTTCATGATGAGAGCTATTTGCTAAACTATAGTATTGAAAACTATCCAAAGCCGATAGTAGTACATAAAGAGGCTTCACAAAATGCTTTGGCATATTTTAAACAGAGACTTTAG
- the pdxH gene encoding pyridoxamine 5'-phosphate oxidase produces MLDLQEMRTEYIQATLDESTVPTDPFILFETWFAQAVETEVKDPNSMILATSSKENMPNIRTVLLKIFDEKGFVFFTNYNSVKAKEIEQNPHVALEFLWLDLERQVRVIGTCEKISTSESMSYFMKRSRGSQIGAWVSEQSSVISSRKMLQMQIEKMKQKFADGSIPLPDFWGGYRVIPSQIEFWQGRANRLHDRILYMKEEENWKIERLAP; encoded by the coding sequence ATGTTGGATTTGCAAGAGATGCGTACAGAATATATACAGGCGACACTCGATGAAAGTACGGTACCTACAGATCCTTTTATACTCTTTGAAACCTGGTTCGCTCAAGCGGTAGAGACAGAGGTGAAAGATCCAAACAGTATGATATTAGCTACAAGCTCGAAAGAGAATATGCCAAATATACGTACGGTACTTTTAAAGATATTTGATGAAAAGGGTTTTGTTTTTTTTACGAACTATAACAGTGTCAAAGCCAAAGAGATAGAACAAAATCCTCATGTGGCACTGGAGTTCTTGTGGCTGGATCTAGAACGTCAGGTACGTGTGATAGGCACCTGCGAGAAGATCAGTACCTCTGAGTCTATGTCATACTTCATGAAGCGTTCTCGAGGTAGTCAGATAGGTGCATGGGTGAGCGAACAAAGTTCGGTGATCTCATCACGGAAGATGCTTCAGATGCAAATAGAAAAAATGAAACAAAAGTTTGCTGATGGTTCCATCCCTTTACCTGATTTCTGGGGAGGCTACAGGGTTATACCTTCACAGATAGAGTTCTGGCAGGGCAGGGCGAACAGATTGCATGACCGTATACTCTATATGAAGGAAGAAGAGAACTGGAAGATAGAACGGCTTGCACCATAA
- a CDS encoding SDR family oxidoreductase, with translation MKVLLTGANGYIGRRLKQTLLDEDVSLRLLVRNPKSLDSDLNVEIVQGDTFDMDSLEHALEGIDIAYYLIHSLQHEDYKTLDKQSARNFLDAAIKQGVKRIIYLGGLGVKENASKHLLSRIETGEILSSRPDKIETIWIRAGVIIGSGSASFEIIRHLTEKLPVMVTPKWVNTLAQPIGVDDVIAYLNAAKDLRIDENLVVDIGSEKMTYKEMMLGCANALGLRRWILPLPVLTINLSSYWLNLFTPVPYTVARSLIDGLSSEVVVQNDNAKKYFSQIHPIRFEDAVKKAIKEMEENQVYSRWSDAGGVGDRWEMQHKDDPASAVLMDRQTSKLDGISKETVYRTFCSIGGEEGWLGYDWLWEIRGWIDKMIGGAGLNRGRRDSYHLRIGESVDFWRVEDLIPNERLLLYAQMKVPGKAWLEFKIKGDELVQTAYFYPRGLYGRLYWYILTPVHYLVFRNMIRSILNKAQNDEETT, from the coding sequence ATGAAAGTTCTTCTCACCGGTGCGAACGGTTACATAGGAAGACGTCTCAAACAAACCCTTTTAGATGAGGATGTTTCCTTGAGACTGCTTGTACGCAACCCAAAAAGTCTAGATTCTGATCTAAATGTCGAAATAGTACAAGGTGATACCTTTGATATGGATTCTTTGGAACATGCTCTTGAGGGCATCGATATTGCATACTATCTTATTCACTCTTTGCAACATGAGGACTATAAAACACTTGACAAACAAAGTGCCCGGAATTTTCTTGATGCAGCGATCAAACAGGGTGTAAAACGTATCATATACCTAGGTGGACTTGGGGTCAAAGAAAATGCAAGCAAGCATCTTTTAAGTCGTATAGAAACGGGAGAGATACTCTCAAGCAGACCGGACAAGATAGAGACTATCTGGATACGTGCGGGTGTGATCATAGGCTCGGGAAGTGCGAGCTTTGAGATCATCAGGCACCTTACAGAGAAACTGCCGGTCATGGTGACGCCCAAATGGGTCAATACCTTGGCACAGCCGATCGGAGTTGATGATGTGATTGCCTACTTGAATGCCGCAAAGGACCTTAGAATAGATGAGAATCTTGTGGTCGATATAGGCAGTGAGAAGATGACCTATAAAGAGATGATGCTTGGCTGTGCGAATGCACTAGGTCTTCGCCGCTGGATTCTTCCGCTTCCTGTTCTGACCATTAATCTCTCTTCTTATTGGTTAAACCTTTTCACTCCAGTACCATACACAGTCGCACGTTCTCTTATTGATGGGCTCTCTTCTGAGGTGGTCGTACAAAATGACAATGCCAAGAAGTATTTTAGTCAGATCCATCCCATTAGATTTGAAGATGCAGTCAAAAAAGCGATCAAAGAGATGGAAGAGAATCAGGTCTATAGCCGGTGGAGTGATGCAGGAGGAGTAGGTGACAGGTGGGAGATGCAGCATAAGGATGATCCGGCATCAGCCGTTTTAATGGACCGTCAGACGAGCAAGCTCGACGGCATTTCCAAAGAGACCGTTTACCGTACTTTTTGCTCTATAGGTGGTGAAGAGGGGTGGCTTGGCTATGATTGGCTTTGGGAGATCAGAGGCTGGATAGATAAAATGATCGGTGGTGCAGGACTCAACAGAGGACGAAGAGACAGTTACCATCTTAGAATAGGAGAGAGTGTGGATTTTTGGAGAGTTGAAGATCTTATTCCTAATGAAAGGCTACTTCTCTATGCCCAAATGAAAGTCCCCGGAAAAGCCTGGCTGGAATTTAAGATAAAAGGGGATGAACTGGTGCAGACAGCCTATTTTTATCCACGTGGACTGTATGGGAGGCTCTATTGGTACATCCTTACTCCCGTGCATTACCTGGTATTTCGCAATATGATAAGGTCCATATTGAACAAAGCTCAAAACGATGAAGAGACAACATAA
- a CDS encoding lipocalin family protein, with translation MKKLLLLLVLSFVLLLTGCEEKKPYKVTPVDNFKLNEYLGTWYEIARLEHRFEEGMEAISATYSMREDGGVKVLNKGYKTEEKEWSEAEGKAYFVKSPDKGFLKVSFFGPFYGSYIVMDTDYETYTMISGPDLSYFWILSRKPTLDETTLNRLLAQAKEAGFDTSKLIYPDQSKNASMNDGR, from the coding sequence ATGAAAAAATTACTATTACTACTCGTACTCTCATTTGTGCTATTATTGACAGGGTGTGAAGAGAAAAAACCATACAAAGTAACACCTGTTGACAATTTCAAACTTAATGAATACCTTGGAACATGGTATGAGATAGCAAGATTGGAGCACAGGTTTGAAGAAGGTATGGAGGCGATATCGGCAACCTACAGTATGAGAGAAGATGGCGGTGTAAAAGTACTCAATAAAGGGTATAAAACAGAAGAGAAAGAGTGGAGTGAGGCAGAAGGTAAAGCGTACTTTGTAAAAAGTCCTGACAAAGGCTTTTTAAAAGTATCTTTCTTTGGACCTTTTTATGGCTCTTATATCGTGATGGATACAGATTATGAAACTTACACGATGATCAGTGGACCTGATCTGAGTTACTTCTGGATACTCTCCAGGAAACCTACACTTGATGAGACAACACTGAACAGACTTTTAGCGCAAGCAAAAGAAGCGGGATTTGATACCAGTAAACTGATCTATCCGGACCAAAGTAAGAATGCAAGTATGAATGATGGCAGATAA
- a CDS encoding sirohydrochlorin chelatase: MMADKALIIIAHGSRKDSSNEEVKALGEKVKYLQDKHYAFVMTAFLEFSDPSLEESMLSCIDKGANEIVILPYFLASGNHVTRDIPEVVQNMQASYPQVKITLKEHVGSSPGMVDLLSDMAISSNKKL, from the coding sequence ATGATGGCAGATAAAGCACTCATCATCATAGCACATGGAAGCCGAAAAGACTCTTCCAATGAAGAGGTCAAGGCACTAGGAGAGAAAGTAAAATACTTACAGGATAAACACTATGCCTTTGTGATGACAGCATTTCTGGAGTTTTCTGATCCTTCTTTGGAAGAGAGTATGCTCTCCTGTATAGATAAGGGTGCCAATGAGATAGTCATCTTGCCTTACTTCCTGGCTTCGGGTAACCATGTTACCAGAGATATCCCTGAAGTGGTTCAGAATATGCAGGCATCATACCCGCAAGTAAAGATAACACTCAAAGAACATGTAGGCAGTTCACCTGGTATGGTGGATCTTCTTAGCGATATGGCTATCAGTTCGAACAAAAAACTCTAA
- a CDS encoding glutathione peroxidase, with translation MGTIYDFKVKTIEGQETTLKSYEGKVMLIVNVASKCGFTPQYEGLESLYKKYKDKGLVVLGFPCNQFGSQEPGSEAEIQNFCRVNFGVTFPMFSKIKVNGEETHPLYRYLKAEQPGILGTEVIKWNFTKFLVDKEGKVVERFGSSTTPEALEEKIVTLLK, from the coding sequence ATGGGAACGATCTATGATTTTAAAGTTAAAACGATAGAGGGGCAAGAGACAACACTGAAATCCTACGAAGGCAAGGTGATGCTTATCGTCAATGTCGCCAGCAAATGCGGCTTTACACCTCAGTATGAAGGGCTTGAATCACTCTATAAAAAATATAAGGATAAAGGGTTAGTAGTACTCGGGTTCCCCTGTAACCAGTTTGGCTCTCAGGAACCGGGTTCTGAAGCTGAGATCCAGAATTTTTGTCGTGTGAATTTTGGTGTGACGTTCCCAATGTTCTCTAAGATCAAGGTCAACGGGGAAGAGACACATCCACTTTATCGTTATCTTAAAGCTGAACAGCCGGGTATTTTGGGTACCGAAGTGATCAAATGGAACTTTACCAAATTCCTTGTTGACAAAGAGGGTAAGGTAGTGGAGCGTTTTGGTTCATCAACTACGCCTGAAGCACTCGAAGAGAAGATAGTAACACTGTTAAAATAG
- the proB gene encoding glutamate 5-kinase, whose amino-acid sequence MNPYNRVVIKVGSSVLTEKGEIAKERMLNLVSFIVEVRKKYEVIFVSSGAAAAGYTALKLDKREHISKKVLAAVGQPILMSSYKKKFDIYDTDIAQILLTEDDFDSRKSTEIFRQIIHTSFKEDIVPIVNENDISSTPDQIFGDNDQLAARVAHHTDSDLLVILSDIDGYYDSNPDENPHAHMLKEVHSISDDELAAVYRPTNEFTSGGLYTKLVAAEYLMNKKREMFLCSGFDLSAAYGYLMEGKHTKGTLFRAKK is encoded by the coding sequence ATGAATCCATATAACAGAGTCGTTATAAAAGTGGGAAGTTCTGTGTTAACAGAGAAGGGCGAGATCGCAAAAGAGCGTATGCTTAATCTTGTCTCTTTTATCGTAGAAGTTCGCAAAAAATATGAGGTTATATTTGTAAGTTCAGGTGCAGCAGCAGCGGGTTACACGGCTTTAAAGCTAGACAAAAGAGAACATATCAGTAAGAAAGTCCTGGCTGCAGTGGGGCAGCCTATACTGATGAGTTCTTACAAAAAAAAGTTTGATATTTATGATACGGATATTGCTCAAATTCTTTTGACTGAAGATGATTTTGACTCTAGAAAATCTACGGAGATATTTAGACAGATCATCCATACATCATTTAAAGAAGATATTGTTCCTATTGTCAATGAGAATGATATCTCAAGTACACCTGATCAGATTTTTGGTGATAATGATCAGCTTGCTGCAAGAGTAGCACATCATACAGACTCGGATCTCTTGGTTATTTTGAGTGATATAGACGGTTATTATGACAGTAACCCGGATGAAAATCCTCATGCACACATGTTAAAAGAAGTACATAGTATTTCAGACGATGAACTTGCTGCAGTATATAGACCTACTAATGAATTTACATCAGGCGGTTTATATACTAAGTTGGTTGCGGCAGAGTACTTGATGAATAAAAAAAGAGAAATGTTTCTATGCAGCGGATTTGATCTTTCTGCTGCCTATGGGTATCTCATGGAGGGTAAACATACTAAAGGAACGCTTTTTAGAGCAAAGAAATAG
- a CDS encoding PGPGW domain-containing protein has product MIAFIENHENLLLWLTIVSIIGFIASILLIPWIVTTIPADYFTHPKRQKLLWGDRPHIVRFIVIFLKNIIGVLLIIGGIALLFLPGQGIITILIGLLIMDFPYKYRFEIWIIKHPFVLKSINKLRAKANKRPLVI; this is encoded by the coding sequence ATGATCGCCTTTATTGAGAATCATGAAAATCTGTTACTTTGGTTAACGATAGTATCGATCATAGGGTTTATCGCTTCGATACTATTAATCCCTTGGATAGTCACCACGATACCCGCTGATTACTTTACACACCCAAAACGTCAAAAACTTCTATGGGGTGACCGGCCACATATCGTGCGGTTTATAGTTATATTCCTTAAAAATATCATTGGAGTACTGCTGATCATAGGTGGTATCGCCCTGCTTTTTTTACCGGGACAGGGGATCATTACCATACTTATAGGCTTGCTTATCATGGATTTTCCCTACAAATACAGATTTGAGATCTGGATCATAAAACACCCTTTTGTTCTAAAATCTATCAATAAATTACGTGCAAAAGCAAACAAACGCCCTTTAGTGATCTAA